A region of Bacteroidota bacterium DNA encodes the following proteins:
- a CDS encoding ankyrin repeat domain-containing protein — MTVLRVLSTLALAVALLATTPNAAATSPDGSCEALIEAVQGVNWAVIEHQLDRTDPNCTVPMEGSPLIAAARSGALPVVKHLVKAGADVDLGVPGDGSPLIAAAGAGWTHIVAYLIEAGADVNVLVEGDETPLINAAAEGSLAVVQMLAGAGADVNLSAWGGDSAAPELRTPLTMAQRYGHADVVAYLVAQGAKE, encoded by the coding sequence ATGACCGTGCTCCGCGTCCTGTCTACTCTTGCTCTCGCCGTCGCTCTGCTCGCCACGACCCCGAACGCGGCGGCGACTTCCCCCGACGGTTCGTGCGAGGCCCTGATCGAGGCCGTGCAGGGCGTCAACTGGGCTGTGATCGAGCACCAGCTTGACCGTACCGACCCCAACTGTACGGTCCCGATGGAGGGCTCGCCGCTCATCGCCGCGGCCCGAAGCGGTGCCCTCCCTGTCGTGAAGCACCTCGTGAAGGCGGGCGCCGACGTGGACCTCGGGGTGCCGGGCGACGGCAGCCCACTGATCGCGGCGGCGGGCGCAGGCTGGACGCACATCGTCGCCTACCTGATCGAGGCGGGGGCTGATGTGAACGTGCTCGTGGAGGGCGACGAGACGCCGCTCATCAACGCCGCTGCCGAGGGCTCCCTCGCCGTCGTGCAGATGCTCGCAGGGGCGGGGGCCGATGTCAACTTGTCGGCGTGGGGCGGCGACTCGGCGGCACCGGAGCTACGGACGCCGCTTACCATGGCACAGCGGTATGGGCACGCGGACGTAGTGGCGTACTTGGTAGCCCAGGGGGCAAAGGAGTAG
- a CDS encoding PAS domain S-box protein codes for MPRPVPSNSGHAPPSPTEDRRGGLRDTLGAWALDRIDSLLPSTPISETERRRMRAIVVGAFVVLPFGIIITEQIYRHIGARDAAMAGLTVMTLLACPLLLRWSRSATVLGLVQAFSMLTIMVSMALLDGGLDDPSLYWLPLIPMAAAVTVGPIGTISTLIAGVVSLVGLYILTEQGYAFPNYTGGLVRIRFDMLALISGLAFAALVGWLYERHTRHELNRLSDGVRGLRGRLGQSEERYRLLFEQLPIGMYRTTPSGEIVLANASFLRMLGYTSLDDFRQANPTVGSLYANEADRSTLVERLHQQGQVSQHELDLVARDGRTVHIRLNARAVTTSEGTLQFFEGTVEDVTAHKEAQEQLQRSEERFRALVRHSSDIIVVLAAEGRIEYVSPAIGPMLGVSPRSQIGQPYARFLHPDDQPSMATMLQRALQQEGALPSIEVRLRHAQGHYVFAEVTGSNRLTDSHLHGLILNIRDITDRKRAETVLLKSKEHAEEVARFKSSFLANMSHEIRTPLTGILGFASVLAEEVDEHHREFVTLITRSGQRLLDTLNSVLDLARLEADRMDLSTEPLQVGPLVQEGVDLLSSLATKKGLALNVRVTAPDAHALLDEGAMNRIINNLVGNAIKFTRKGEVDVLVEADSTLVRLVVCDTGPGINEAFLPRIFSEFEQESQGIGRDHEGTGLGLTITQRLVEKLGGAIEVKSKEGVGTTFTVTFPRSDEAPAEANPEAEEVPVAVLKRRRVLVVDDNQQTRFLMERMLHAHFDTDTAASAEETYQLTQAEAYDAVLLDINLGAKASGEEVMQRLREDPHYATVPIVAFTAYALPGDRERFIHQGFDGYLSKPFTRKQLTALMHEMLPDATASPDPDEVTGSLLLGPYPPRQTGQRSMPRSTETLPERQPLSAAQDD; via the coding sequence GTGCCTCGTCCTGTGCCCTCCAACTCAGGCCACGCGCCGCCTTCCCCCACGGAAGACCGCCGGGGTGGCCTGCGAGACACGCTTGGCGCGTGGGCACTCGACCGCATCGACAGCCTGCTGCCGTCGACTCCCATCTCGGAGACGGAGCGGCGGCGCATGCGCGCCATCGTCGTCGGAGCGTTTGTGGTGCTCCCGTTTGGCATCATCATCACGGAGCAGATCTACCGGCACATCGGGGCGCGTGATGCGGCGATGGCGGGGCTTACCGTGATGACGCTGCTGGCCTGCCCCTTGCTCCTGCGCTGGAGCCGCAGCGCCACCGTGCTGGGACTGGTGCAAGCCTTCTCGATGCTGACCATCATGGTCTCCATGGCGCTGCTCGACGGGGGTCTGGACGACCCTTCGCTCTACTGGCTGCCTCTGATTCCCATGGCGGCAGCGGTCACCGTCGGCCCGATAGGCACAATCAGCACGCTGATTGCCGGGGTCGTGAGCCTGGTCGGCCTCTACATCCTCACGGAGCAGGGGTACGCCTTCCCCAACTACACGGGGGGCCTGGTCCGCATCCGCTTCGACATGCTCGCGCTCATCTCGGGGCTTGCCTTCGCCGCGCTCGTGGGGTGGCTCTACGAGCGCCACACGCGGCACGAGCTGAACCGCCTCTCCGACGGCGTTCGTGGGCTGCGAGGACGGCTGGGCCAGAGCGAGGAACGATACCGGCTGTTGTTCGAGCAGCTGCCGATCGGGATGTATCGCACGACGCCTTCCGGCGAAATCGTGCTCGCCAACGCGTCGTTCTTGCGCATGCTCGGCTACACCTCGCTTGACGACTTTCGCCAGGCCAACCCGACGGTAGGTAGCCTCTACGCGAACGAGGCCGACCGCAGCACGCTCGTCGAGCGACTCCACCAACAAGGCCAGGTGAGCCAGCACGAACTCGACCTCGTTGCCCGGGATGGACGCACGGTACATATCCGCTTGAACGCCCGCGCCGTGACCACAAGCGAGGGGACCCTCCAGTTCTTCGAGGGCACGGTGGAGGACGTCACCGCTCACAAGGAAGCGCAGGAACAGCTGCAGCGGAGCGAGGAGCGGTTCCGCGCGCTCGTCCGGCACTCCAGCGACATCATCGTCGTGCTCGCCGCGGAGGGCCGGATCGAGTACGTCAGCCCCGCCATCGGGCCCATGTTGGGCGTCTCGCCCCGCTCGCAGATTGGGCAACCCTATGCCCGCTTCCTGCACCCCGACGACCAGCCGTCGATGGCGACCATGCTTCAGCGTGCCTTGCAGCAGGAGGGCGCTCTTCCCAGCATCGAAGTGCGGCTGAGGCATGCCCAGGGGCACTACGTCTTCGCCGAGGTTACCGGCAGCAACCGCCTCACGGACTCGCACCTGCACGGCCTCATCCTCAACATCCGCGACATCACCGACCGCAAGCGCGCCGAAACCGTCCTGCTCAAGAGCAAGGAGCACGCCGAGGAAGTCGCCCGCTTCAAGAGCTCGTTCCTGGCGAACATGAGCCATGAGATTCGGACCCCGCTCACGGGCATTCTGGGCTTCGCGTCCGTCTTGGCCGAGGAAGTCGACGAGCACCACCGCGAGTTTGTGACCCTGATCACCCGCAGCGGTCAGCGCCTGCTCGACACACTCAACTCGGTGCTCGATCTTGCACGCCTGGAAGCGGACCGGATGGACCTCAGCACGGAGCCGCTCCAGGTAGGCCCCCTCGTGCAAGAAGGTGTCGACCTCCTCTCCTCCCTTGCCACCAAGAAGGGCCTAGCCCTCAACGTCCGCGTGACCGCGCCGGACGCCCATGCGCTGCTTGACGAGGGCGCCATGAATCGCATCATCAACAACCTCGTCGGCAACGCGATCAAGTTCACCCGCAAGGGCGAAGTCGACGTGCTCGTGGAGGCTGACTCGACGCTGGTGCGCCTGGTCGTGTGCGACACCGGCCCCGGCATCAACGAGGCGTTCCTGCCTCGCATCTTCAGCGAGTTTGAGCAGGAGTCGCAAGGCATCGGGCGAGACCACGAAGGCACGGGGCTCGGACTCACCATCACGCAGCGGCTCGTCGAGAAGCTCGGGGGGGCCATCGAGGTGAAGAGCAAGGAGGGCGTCGGCACCACCTTCACCGTCACCTTCCCGCGCAGCGACGAGGCCCCCGCCGAAGCGAACCCGGAGGCCGAGGAGGTCCCCGTCGCGGTCCTGAAGCGCCGCCGCGTCCTCGTCGTGGACGACAACCAGCAGACGCGCTTCCTGATGGAGCGTATGCTCCACGCCCACTTCGACACCGACACCGCAGCAAGTGCCGAGGAGACCTATCAGCTCACCCAGGCCGAGGCCTACGATGCGGTGCTGCTCGACATCAACTTGGGCGCCAAGGCGTCAGGCGAGGAGGTCATGCAGCGCCTCCGCGAGGACCCTCACTACGCAACCGTGCCCATCGTCGCGTTCACGGCCTACGCGCTGCCCGGTGACCGCGAGCGCTTCATCCATCAGGGGTTCGATGGCTACCTCAGTAAGCCATTCACCCGGAAGCAGCTCACCGCGCTCATGCACGAGATGCTGCCAGACGCCACGGCATCGCCCGACCCCGACGAGGTCACCGGCTCGCTGCTGCTCGGCCCCTATCCGCCGCGCCAAACTGGCCAGCGCAGCATGCCGCGAAGCACGGAGACCCTGCCGGAGCGGCAACCGCTCAGCGCTGCCCAGGACGACTAG
- a CDS encoding M23 family metallopeptidase, producing the protein MRHATDYAALATNVGRHALLAVLSLVALGLLRGAVQVEANGGDGQAAEERVPAQATDMSGEITVPLQAEHATPAPLVEVAPRSVLARLRMPVEGVAPDELHDSFTDPRSGGRTHHALDIMAPRGTPIRAAVSGTLARIHTSARGGKSLYQIGPDSAYVFYYAHLDAFADCLEEGQAIQKGDMLGTVGSTGNAQAPHLHFGIWTFEDGSVWGGTPVNPYLWLAE; encoded by the coding sequence GTGCGACACGCCACCGACTATGCTGCCCTCGCCACGAACGTAGGCCGCCATGCGCTGCTCGCGGTGCTCAGTCTCGTAGCGCTGGGGTTGCTGCGCGGCGCGGTCCAGGTCGAGGCCAACGGCGGGGACGGGCAGGCCGCTGAGGAGCGGGTGCCTGCTCAGGCGACGGACATGTCTGGAGAGATCACCGTGCCACTGCAGGCCGAGCACGCAACGCCGGCTCCGCTCGTGGAGGTGGCCCCACGCTCCGTGCTCGCGCGACTCCGCATGCCCGTCGAAGGCGTCGCGCCCGACGAGTTGCATGACTCGTTCACGGACCCGCGCTCGGGCGGTCGCACGCACCACGCGCTCGACATCATGGCCCCGCGCGGCACGCCGATCCGCGCGGCTGTCTCGGGCACGCTCGCCCGCATCCACACGAGCGCCCGCGGCGGGAAGTCGCTCTACCAGATCGGCCCCGACAGCGCCTACGTGTTCTACTACGCCCACCTCGACGCCTTCGCCGACTGCCTCGAAGAGGGCCAGGCCATCCAGAAGGGCGACATGCTTGGGACGGTCGGTAGCACGGGCAACGCGCAAGCGCCGCATCTCCACTTCGGCATCTGGACGTTTGAGGACGGCTCGGTCTGGGGCGGTACGCCGGTCAACCCATACCTCTGGCTCGCGGAGTGA
- a CDS encoding proline dehydrogenase family protein, with product MQPPFVLARRFVAGETLETALPIVTSELRDGLHVALDLLGEDVEDPEQAAYYTEVYVALAERIAHLPRPDGTDLNISIKLSMMGQVIDHDLCERHLRRLLDTAKQHGVFVRLDMEGSSLTQSTLDLFEAVYPDYRDYVGVVLQAMLHRTARDVERMCELNARVRICKGAYKEPASLAHQDMPTIRAHYADYMRELIQHARYPGIATHDDQLIDATKAFVAEQGIDRDRFEFQMLYGLRPSTQRDLRAAGYHMRVYVPYGTQWFPYFSRRLRERKENVFFVLKALVKN from the coding sequence ATGCAGCCTCCCTTCGTCCTCGCTCGCCGCTTCGTCGCAGGTGAAACGCTCGAAACCGCGCTCCCCATCGTCACGAGCGAACTGCGCGACGGCCTCCACGTGGCGCTCGACCTCCTCGGCGAGGACGTGGAGGACCCCGAGCAGGCAGCCTACTACACCGAGGTCTATGTCGCCCTGGCCGAACGGATCGCGCACCTACCGCGCCCTGACGGCACCGATCTCAACATCTCAATCAAGCTCTCGATGATGGGGCAGGTCATCGACCACGACCTCTGCGAGCGGCACCTCCGGCGGCTCCTCGACACGGCGAAGCAGCACGGCGTCTTCGTGCGCCTCGACATGGAGGGCTCCTCCCTCACGCAGTCGACGCTCGACCTCTTTGAGGCGGTCTACCCTGACTACCGCGACTACGTCGGCGTGGTCCTCCAGGCGATGCTCCACCGCACCGCCCGCGACGTGGAGCGCATGTGCGAACTGAACGCCCGCGTCCGCATCTGCAAGGGCGCCTACAAGGAACCGGCCTCCCTCGCCCACCAGGACATGCCGACCATCCGCGCGCACTACGCCGACTACATGCGCGAACTCATCCAGCATGCGCGCTACCCCGGCATCGCCACGCACGACGACCAACTCATCGACGCCACGAAGGCGTTCGTCGCCGAGCAGGGCATCGACCGCGACCGCTTCGAGTTCCAGATGCTCTACGGCCTGCGTCCTTCGACGCAGCGCGACCTGCGCGCCGCAGGCTACCACATGCGCGTCTACGTGCCCTATGGAACGCAGTGGTTCCCCTACTTCTCGCGGCGCCTCCGCGAGCGCAAGGAGAACGTGTTCTTCGTGCTGAAGGCGCTCGTCAAGAACTAA
- a CDS encoding FAD-dependent oxidoreductase — protein MPTAPQRVAIIGAGAAGLAAAYVLRDAPLTATVFEKSRGPTGRAATRGRHGVRYDHGANYAKPDRDSWAHRLLRDTLPSGDLVEIANPVWPFDADGVLHPDDAHADDAPKLTYRDGLSRLGKLLAEAADVTLRTETRVGRLVRTSDGWQLSDTGDHVLGTFDAVLLTPPSPQTRDLLTASDLGDGTLRDRLVDALGQAAYTSQFALVLAFDRLLERPTYKGATPYGLVDTSRAFPVAWLSFENDKPGHVPAGQTVLVAQMSDVWTRTHYEADRATLFDLARPHLETLLSTPLPEPIWTDTQRWRYAIPTSAADTDALAEGAEHGLFFAGDYLVGQGRVHRALETGRDAAQQILRMTSGG, from the coding sequence ATGCCCACAGCTCCCCAGCGCGTCGCCATCATCGGCGCCGGGGCGGCAGGCCTCGCCGCCGCCTACGTCCTCCGCGACGCTCCGCTCACCGCCACCGTCTTCGAGAAAAGCCGAGGTCCCACGGGGCGCGCGGCCACGCGCGGGCGGCACGGCGTCCGCTACGACCACGGCGCGAATTATGCGAAGCCCGACCGCGACTCGTGGGCGCACCGCCTCCTCCGCGACACGCTCCCCAGCGGCGACCTCGTTGAGATTGCGAACCCCGTCTGGCCGTTCGACGCCGACGGCGTGCTGCACCCCGACGACGCCCACGCCGACGACGCGCCGAAGCTGACCTACCGCGACGGCCTGTCGCGGCTCGGCAAGCTCCTCGCTGAGGCAGCCGATGTCACGCTGCGCACCGAGACGCGCGTCGGGCGCCTCGTGCGCACCTCGGACGGCTGGCAGCTCTCCGACACCGGCGACCACGTCCTCGGCACGTTCGACGCGGTCCTCCTGACGCCGCCCAGCCCCCAGACGAGGGACCTGCTGACCGCCAGCGACCTCGGCGACGGCACCCTCCGCGACCGCCTCGTGGACGCCCTCGGGCAGGCTGCCTACACCTCGCAGTTTGCCCTCGTGCTGGCCTTCGACCGGCTCCTGGAGCGCCCTACCTACAAGGGCGCGACACCGTACGGGTTGGTCGACACGAGCCGCGCCTTTCCCGTCGCGTGGCTCTCGTTCGAGAACGACAAGCCGGGCCACGTCCCAGCCGGGCAGACGGTACTCGTCGCGCAGATGAGCGATGTCTGGACGCGCACGCACTACGAGGCCGACCGCGCTACGCTGTTCGACCTCGCTCGCCCTCACCTCGAAACGCTGCTCAGCACGCCACTGCCGGAGCCGATCTGGACCGACACGCAGCGCTGGCGCTACGCGATACCCACGTCAGCCGCCGACACCGATGCCCTCGCCGAGGGCGCTGAACACGGCCTCTTCTTCGCGGGCGACTACCTCGTCGGCCAGGGCCGCGTCCACCGCGCTCTGGAGACCGGCCGCGACGCCGCCCAGCAGATCCTGCGCATGACGAGCGGCGGGTGA
- the gyrA gene encoding DNA gyrase subunit A, whose protein sequence is MEAPRIIPIDIEQEMKSSYIDYSMSVIVSRALPDVRDGLKPVQRRVLYGMQDLGLTAGKSYRKSATIVGEVMGKYHPHGDSAIYDTLVRMAQDFAMRTPVVDGQGNFGSIDGDAAAAMRYTEARMTRVAEEILRDIDKETVDFAPNYDGSREEPTVLPAAVPNLLLNGASGIAVGMATNIPPHNLGELVDGIVAYIDSPTNEDGTREIALDDLMQHIKAPDFPTGGVIYGYAGVQQAYRTGRGRVVMRARMQEEEIREGRLALIVTEIPYQVNKSTLLRKIADAVRDKRIEGISDLRDESDRDGMRIVMELKRDAVPAVVQNQLFKYTQLQHTFGVNTVALVNGRPRVLTLKEMIRYYVEHRHEVVVRRTQYELRKAEERAHVLEGLTLALDHLDEVIAIIRNSGTTEEARLNLMAGVYPQKLTSDVLARMGLNPVPPAERLQRGDGGERLASALQFTQHGEDLPEEFVPRPWLSDAQARAILDLTLRRLTGLEQDKILGEYRALIQEIERLRAILGSEDLRMQIIKTELLEIKEKFADERRSEIDYMGGGDIDLEDLIEDEPMVVTVTHQGLVKRTALGEYRSQGRGGRGMRGTGTRDEDFVEHLFTCSTHDYLLFFTDLGQCYWLRVYDAPEGGRTAKGRSIRNLIQIPQEDRLRAVLRIKKDNFRSDEFLNAHYVLMVTKNGQVKKTVLEQFSRPRIDGIIAISIDDDDQLLEARLTDGDTEVMLGCSGGRSIRFHESDARAMGRNTRGVRGMTLRQGEAVVGMIAFKREGAQVLTVSENGYGKKTDLSEYRQQSRGGLGIATHKTTSKTGNLVALKSVTDEDDLMIVTQHGTMIRMGVGDISSYGRNTQGVRVINLRDGDQIADVARLILDPEDDEENGDAPQAAADPSGDGAVQPAEPSED, encoded by the coding sequence ATGGAAGCCCCACGCATCATCCCCATCGACATCGAGCAGGAGATGAAGTCGAGTTACATCGACTACTCGATGTCGGTCATCGTCAGCCGTGCGCTCCCCGACGTGCGCGACGGCCTCAAGCCGGTCCAGCGGCGCGTCCTATACGGCATGCAGGACCTCGGCCTCACCGCCGGGAAGTCCTACCGCAAGAGCGCTACCATCGTCGGCGAGGTGATGGGGAAATACCACCCCCACGGCGACAGCGCGATCTACGACACGCTCGTCCGCATGGCGCAGGACTTCGCGATGCGCACGCCGGTCGTGGACGGCCAGGGCAACTTCGGCTCCATCGACGGGGACGCGGCCGCCGCGATGCGCTACACGGAGGCCCGCATGACACGTGTCGCCGAGGAGATCCTCCGCGACATCGACAAGGAGACGGTGGACTTTGCGCCCAACTACGACGGCTCGCGCGAGGAGCCGACGGTCCTCCCCGCCGCAGTGCCCAACCTGCTCCTGAATGGCGCCTCGGGCATCGCGGTCGGCATGGCGACCAACATCCCGCCGCACAACCTCGGCGAGCTCGTGGACGGCATCGTCGCCTACATCGACAGCCCCACGAACGAGGACGGCACCCGCGAGATCGCCCTCGACGATCTCATGCAGCACATCAAGGCCCCCGACTTCCCGACGGGCGGCGTGATCTACGGCTATGCGGGCGTCCAGCAAGCCTACCGCACCGGTCGCGGGCGCGTCGTGATGCGCGCGCGCATGCAGGAGGAGGAGATCCGTGAGGGGCGCCTCGCGCTCATCGTGACCGAGATCCCCTACCAGGTCAACAAGTCGACGCTCCTCCGGAAGATCGCCGACGCGGTGCGCGACAAGCGCATCGAGGGCATCTCGGACCTGCGCGACGAGTCGGACCGCGACGGCATGCGGATCGTGATGGAGCTCAAGCGCGACGCGGTGCCTGCGGTCGTGCAGAACCAGCTCTTCAAGTACACGCAGCTCCAGCACACCTTCGGCGTCAACACGGTCGCGCTCGTCAACGGGCGCCCGCGCGTGCTCACGCTCAAGGAGATGATCCGCTACTACGTGGAGCACCGCCACGAGGTCGTGGTGCGGCGCACGCAGTACGAGTTGCGCAAGGCCGAGGAGCGCGCGCACGTCCTCGAAGGCCTCACGCTGGCGCTCGACCACCTCGACGAGGTGATCGCGATCATCCGCAACTCGGGCACGACGGAGGAGGCGCGGCTGAACTTGATGGCAGGCGTGTACCCGCAGAAGCTCACGTCCGACGTGCTTGCGCGGATGGGCCTCAATCCGGTCCCGCCCGCCGAGCGGCTCCAACGTGGAGATGGGGGCGAACGGCTTGCGAGCGCGCTCCAGTTCACGCAGCATGGCGAGGACCTCCCCGAGGAGTTCGTCCCGCGCCCGTGGCTCTCGGACGCGCAGGCCCGCGCCATCCTCGACCTCACGCTGCGCCGCCTGACGGGCCTGGAGCAAGACAAGATCCTGGGCGAATACCGTGCGCTCATCCAGGAGATCGAGCGCCTGCGCGCCATCCTGGGCTCGGAGGACCTGCGCATGCAGATCATCAAGACCGAGCTGCTGGAGATCAAGGAGAAGTTCGCCGACGAGCGCCGCTCCGAGATCGACTACATGGGCGGCGGCGACATCGACCTCGAAGACCTGATCGAGGACGAGCCGATGGTGGTCACGGTCACGCACCAGGGCCTCGTGAAGCGCACGGCGCTGGGCGAGTACCGCAGCCAGGGCCGCGGCGGGCGCGGCATGCGCGGCACCGGCACCCGCGACGAGGACTTCGTCGAGCACCTGTTTACGTGTTCGACGCACGACTACCTGCTCTTCTTCACCGACCTCGGCCAGTGCTATTGGCTGCGCGTCTACGACGCTCCTGAGGGCGGGCGCACCGCGAAGGGCCGCTCCATCCGCAACCTCATCCAGATCCCGCAGGAGGACCGCCTCCGCGCCGTCCTCCGCATCAAGAAGGACAACTTCCGCTCGGACGAGTTCTTGAACGCGCATTACGTCCTCATGGTGACGAAGAACGGCCAGGTCAAGAAGACCGTCCTGGAGCAGTTCTCGCGCCCCCGCATCGACGGCATCATCGCCATCTCGATCGACGACGACGACCAGTTGCTCGAAGCGCGGCTTACCGACGGCGACACGGAGGTGATGCTCGGCTGCTCGGGCGGGCGCTCGATCCGCTTCCATGAGTCGGATGCTCGCGCGATGGGCCGCAACACGCGCGGTGTGCGCGGCATGACGCTCCGCCAGGGCGAGGCGGTTGTCGGGATGATCGCCTTCAAGCGCGAGGGTGCCCAAGTGCTCACCGTGTCCGAGAACGGCTACGGCAAGAAGACCGACCTCTCGGAGTACCGCCAGCAGTCGCGCGGCGGCCTCGGCATCGCCACGCACAAGACGACCAGCAAGACGGGCAACCTCGTCGCGCTGAAGTCGGTCACGGACGAGGACGACCTCATGATCGTGACGCAGCACGGCACGATGATCCGGATGGGCGTCGGCGACATCTCGTCGTACGGCCGCAACACGCAGGGCGTCCGCGTGATCAACCTCCGCGACGGCGACCAGATCGCCGACGTCGCCCGCCTCATCCTCGACCCCGAGGACGACGAAGAGAACGGCGACGCTCCGCAAGCCGCCGCCGACCCGAGCGGCGATGGGGCCGTCCAACCCGCCGAGCCGAGCGAGGACTAG
- the pdxH gene encoding pyridoxamine 5'-phosphate oxidase: MPTPSATSPRLADLREEYTRDRLTPDGLGADPIAQFRAWLDEAIAADVVEPNAMTLATVTADGHPAGRIVLLKALDQDRTVDGADARGFVFYSNYTSRKGQELAAHPHAALVFWWHALERQVRVEGAVEQIAAAESDTYFAQRPRGSQLGAWASPQSEVVPNRDALETRLRHLTVKYGEGTSAASIPRPPHWGGYRVVPRLIEFWQGGPKRLHDRFQYVRTDAGWQIDRLAP; the protein is encoded by the coding sequence ATGCCCACGCCTTCCGCTACCTCGCCGCGCCTCGCCGATCTCCGCGAGGAATACACCCGGGACCGGCTCACCCCGGACGGGCTCGGCGCCGACCCGATCGCGCAGTTTCGAGCCTGGCTGGACGAGGCCATTGCCGCCGATGTCGTCGAGCCGAACGCGATGACGCTCGCCACCGTCACGGCCGACGGTCACCCCGCAGGACGCATCGTGCTCCTGAAAGCCCTCGACCAGGACCGGACCGTGGACGGGGCCGACGCGCGCGGATTCGTCTTCTACTCCAACTACACCAGCCGCAAGGGCCAGGAGCTTGCGGCGCACCCGCACGCGGCGCTCGTCTTCTGGTGGCACGCACTCGAACGGCAGGTCCGGGTCGAGGGGGCCGTGGAGCAGATTGCCGCGGCCGAGTCCGATACTTACTTCGCGCAGCGGCCGCGCGGCAGCCAACTCGGCGCCTGGGCCTCGCCGCAGAGCGAGGTCGTACCCAACCGCGACGCGCTCGAAACGCGCCTCCGGCACCTCACGGTGAAGTACGGCGAGGGCACCAGCGCGGCCTCGATCCCGCGCCCGCCGCATTGGGGTGGCTACCGCGTCGTTCCGCGCCTGATCGAGTTCTGGCAGGGCGGCCCGAAGCGGCTCCACGACCGCTTCCAGTACGTCCGCACCGACGCCGGCTGGCAGATCGATCGTCTTGCTCCGTGA
- a CDS encoding LysM peptidoglycan-binding domain-containing protein has product MNEPATGARLLTTRVLVLAAVFSGTLLPLSAAAQSVEDGLADLRTAARVEQALGAHADLRAFDYALRVEDGVLTLIGALPSQALHQEALALAGATRGVREVVDSLAVPDPPATDTTATGTPSIDTTSVVPRDTLVLPKPEPEMSTPDPLPEAPAAAYHTVRRGDTLFRVAQRYGTTVAEIRRLNNLRSTTIAIGQRLRVR; this is encoded by the coding sequence ATGAACGAGCCCGCTACCGGCGCCCGGCTCTTAACGACTCGAGTCTTAGTCCTCGCGGCGGTCTTCAGCGGTACGCTCCTACCGCTGTCGGCCGCCGCGCAGTCGGTGGAGGACGGGCTGGCCGACCTGCGCACGGCGGCGCGTGTCGAGCAGGCGCTCGGCGCTCACGCCGACCTCCGCGCGTTCGACTACGCGCTGCGCGTCGAGGACGGCGTACTCACGCTGATCGGAGCACTGCCGAGCCAGGCGCTCCATCAGGAGGCCCTTGCGCTCGCTGGTGCTACACGCGGCGTCCGTGAGGTCGTCGATAGCCTCGCCGTTCCTGACCCGCCCGCAACCGACACAACGGCCACCGGCACGCCATCTATAGACACGACCAGCGTTGTCCCCCGCGACACCCTGGTGCTCCCAAAGCCCGAGCCCGAGATGTCGACACCGGATCCGCTCCCGGAGGCCCCTGCCGCGGCTTACCACACCGTCCGACGCGGGGATACGCTCTTTCGCGTTGCACAGCGCTACGGCACCACGGTAGCCGAGATCCGTCGCCTCAACAATCTTCGCTCAACCACGATCGCCATCGGCCAGCGGCTCCGCGTGCGTTAA